Sequence from the Priestia megaterium genome:
ATGGTCTCACAATAATCGCTGATAATAAAAAGATTGTAACAACAAGCCCTGCCTGCGTACTCGTGCCGTCTAAGGCGTCTAATACATAAATCGGCAGCAGCGTCAACAGTGCATAAAACACGACAAAAATAAAAAAGTTGGTAATTGCAATGCTGATAAAGCTTTTAGTCCAGATTGGCTCCTGCTGGTTCGTCATTCATTTCACCCTTTTCTGTAGATTTACAAATTTTCTTTAATAATGAAATAAGCTGATCTTGTTCGTTGTCGGATAAAGCAATCAGCAAATTTTCTTCCAAACGTTGAATTTCTTGCTGAATTTCCGGAAGCTTTTTCTTCGCTTGAGGAGATAAATAAACGATGCGCTCTCGTTTATCACTGCCTGCTTTTCGAACGATCCATCCGCTTTTTTCAAGCCTTGTTAACGTGCGGGTAACCGTTGGCGCTTCGACATTTAAATACTGCCAAATCTCAGTTTGCGTCATCGAACCGAATCGCTTTAAACAAAATAAAATTGAATACTGTGAACTGTATAGCCCGTACACTTTTAACACTTCATTTACTTCTTTAATAGACAATCTCGACTTTTGATGAAGCTCATGAAACACCAAGTTATTCACTTTTCCCACCTCACCTTTCATTTTATTTACCTAGGTAACTAATTGTTCTTTTATTAGTATATGTGCTACTACTTAATGTGTAAAGGTAGCCAAAGAGAGCGAAAAACAGCTGTTTTCTCTCATTTTCGACTAATGATTTACGCTTTCACTTCTGTTTTCTTATTCTTTCGTATCACGAAACTTTTTGTATATATTTACATGCACCTGCAAACTCTGTTAAAGAAGACGAAACAATATGCGGGAGGCTGGTATATGTTTTCACTGCGCGGCGATGCTCATAAAGTCTACCTTAAACTGAAAAAAGCGGCTCATCAAAACCAAAACGCAGAAGAAATTGATGAATTAGCGGAAATGGAAGAAATTCGGCAGCTTTACCTTACGCTCGACAGCGCTATTTTGCGAAAAGTGTATTACCGAATGACTAAAGAAAAAAACGGCTCCGGCGTCATTCCCATCCTTGTTTCTGCCTTGCCTTGGCTCTTTTTTTTATTTTCGCAGCGACTGCAGCAATTTTTATTTAAAGACGGGAGCTGGCTTTGGATTATTTTTGTGCTGCTGTATGTTTTTATTCTCATTCCAAGCGTGTTTCTTCATTTCCGTGAACAATCGTGGGCTTCTGTTCATATTGAAATTATTCAAGACATTTTAAAAGACCGTGAAAAAGAGCCGAAACCCCTTTAAGGTCCGGCTGTTTTTTACCTATTATGAAATAGCTTGTCTGCTTTCTACGTCTCGACCTAACTTTCTTTTGATACGCTGCAGCGCGTTGTCAATTGACTTGACGTGCGTATTTAATTCTTTCGAAATTTCAGCGTATGAATGGCCGTCCATATACAGCGTCAATGCTTTTCTTTCCAATTCACTAAGTGTTTCCGCAATTTTTAACTCGCGGTCTTCCACTTTTTCTTGATGAATCAGCACCGCTTCCGGGTTAGCAATTTGATCGCCAGGAATCATATCCATCAGCGTATAGTTTGATTCTTCATCATACAGAGGCTTGTCCAATGAAATGTACGAATTTAACGGACCGTGCTTTTGACGAGTAGCCGTTTTAATCGCCGTAATGATTTGTCTTGTGATACATAACTCCGCAAACCCTTTAAAAGATGTTAGCTTGTCTTCGTTAAAGTCG
This genomic interval carries:
- a CDS encoding MarR family winged helix-turn-helix transcriptional regulator, with protein sequence MNNLVFHELHQKSRLSIKEVNEVLKVYGLYSSQYSILFCLKRFGSMTQTEIWQYLNVEAPTVTRTLTRLEKSGWIVRKAGSDKRERIVYLSPQAKKKLPEIQQEIQRLEENLLIALSDNEQDQLISLLKKICKSTEKGEMNDEPAGANLD
- the sigH gene encoding RNA polymerase sporulation sigma factor SigH, with translation MSVGIVIEKVQNYAMLEDHVLVEMVHSGDEKSLEYLINKYQNLVRGKARKYFLIGAEKEDIVQEGMIGLYKAIRDFNEDKLTSFKGFAELCITRQIITAIKTATRQKHGPLNSYISLDKPLYDEESNYTLMDMIPGDQIANPEAVLIHQEKVEDRELKIAETLSELERKALTLYMDGHSYAEISKELNTHVKSIDNALQRIKRKLGRDVESRQAIS